One Salvia splendens isolate huo1 chromosome 1, SspV2, whole genome shotgun sequence genomic window, gcatggtacgtttccaacctcaaaaagttccatttgtaagagacagtccggtcagtcagtcttatgtgttttctttgttttttacttgttcttgtccctacgtgcgttgtgtctatgtgagtgtcgtctcttacaaataaaactgaggtatatcgttctttaaagactgatcccctttttagatcgattattaaagactattgtgagtccaagcttctaaggaggatataagaccacaattcagcttaacaagcagtccgtctgaaacgaactgcaataagccaacgattgtgagtccaagcttccaaggaggatacaagaccgcaattcagcttaataagcacttcgtctgaaacgaactgcaattagggaaagtccgatccacgcgataaacctcgccgaattaggacgaccaagttcggtcaaagaagtttacctcataagaccggggacgatcatgtctagtcaaagaggtttactgcataagaccacttcggttaactgggaaagtccgatccacgcgataaaactcgccgaattaggacaagggaaagttcgatcccggcgacaaaaatcgccaaattagaacacaaaccaagtccggtcaaagatgtttatttcatcagaccaaagacgagtccggtcaaagatgtttatttcatcagaccaaagacgagtccggtcaaagatgtttatttcatcagaccaaagacgagtccggtcgaagatgtttatttcatcagaccaaagacgagtccggtcaaagatgtttatttcatcagaccaagggccaagtccggtcaaagaaatttacttcataaaaccgaggacaagtacgatgaaattttttcgctaagctgtaaatacagtgttagaagcgaaaacaaaatttcatttatcaaatcttgttcagcatacaactccgctaccctacaaaatggcgttacgctattacaaaggactattctactgtccagggttgctgaagttaagccacctatctgcaaaatcctctggaagccgagttcggttgttccgagcagatgaagaataagcaggtcgacgagatgctatcctcgacccaacgcctcttccccgagcccgagaagtcctaacacctcggcgatgaagagtctctgcaataagcatctgctggtcttgctcgctcatagtcacaactcctcggcgaatttcagtccgtccccgtcttgacgattccggttgctcctgagcccgttctcgtcttgacgtttccggctgttccggagttcgttgttggctgggagtaggattttgaacaagggaaccagaggtttgatctggagtgcgagcatctgttggcgcgatatgccggaggaatctctcaattgagggacgccgggcaagaacaatgtcgtaccgagaagcccagcgccgcaatgatttcacgacttgttggcaagccgagctctccagcgcattgttcctccggagtacattatactcctcccacagttcgtcaactcgttcctgaacatctgagatggtcaatcccccgcgcacacggatgtaatcctcgtacgcagtcctctcagcaatggtcgtattcagctcggcctccagatccttcttatcggactctaagtccttattatcggcctccagcttcactaaacgagccagaagctcgtcattcttcgtctgatcggctatagctcttctctcagcttcgtctaaagccgaagagtacagccgtttccagtgaagtatctccatctccttgagtacaaagcagctatattagttcggcagctgtaccgagcagatagtaaaatacaacaggagtaaaggcgagtacgcaaagctatacgaagacaagtgtagagaatttttcattcacaaggaaaattttttacactagggcttcaaggccattttacaaggaagaaactagactaagagaagggagacgaaatcatactccgccagcttcgtctccggctcctcggtctggtacagcttctttctcttgggctacctcagcctcggcctcgcttcctgccggcctcgcctccgcctcctgatcggcttcctcctccggatgcccggcccgctcgacttcggcctccggctccagcggctcggcctcaccctctccgttgtaagtcgaagcgggtgaaacgggtcccacggaggcaaagatagcctccaggttctcgtcccgatcagctcgacaactccggactcggtctgcagaaagcaggaccgaggatgaagcgagctcctcaaggagcggcagattctgaagccgagcagctatctctcggctgtacagaggcagcacgacgtcgggcccctgctcgcccttatcggcaattagccttaccagactaccgacaaaggccgagaactggctgctcaaaaagagtctctccgtgtaggcacggagaccctctccttgggcaaccacggcggcagcatccctccgtttcgtctgctctcgctggatgacgagctggtttttggcaaactgagcttcatcctgggccgaagtcctagcagccctggctttctcaaagtttgcctcagcctgctcggcccggtgacaagcagccgccaatttcctctgcatctcggcatagtcgttggacgctttggagagttcgacggcgacgagcttggagagcatatcattcctctgaaaatggataaggaaaaaagttaacagagggcaccaaaaatacaagacaagccaagccaaggaatcaagaagacaattcacctcggcgaagtccgtgggccataaaaatggctcacagatatgctccgaaggaggcgccaagaccacgtctttctctggcgcccttgggggcttctgggtcttccccttcttgcttgccgaagtcgactccggcttctttggacccgaagaggtcttttgcctcttcggattcttctcggcatcaggcgccgagctggtagccttctctctctccggctccacaagctcggaggactttctgatagccttattcaacatgaacactgccaaaaagcaagaaagcaaagtcagattttcttcgttaaagcagtagagcataaagataaagagaaatcctcaccctcggcctcttcgtccgaagacgagatgtcgaacacgacgtcgcccttgacgagctcagactccgtgtattgtttcctaactatgggaatcttgttgagctcgccatcgagctcgtccaacggttcaggccgagggtgacggataacggactccggccctctccagggaaaactaggagccgcggtcctatcatagtagaagaagcgattttgccacttcggccacttcgttttacaaaaggccctaaagggctgtaaagggatcaagtaaaaccaagaccccttcctcttaaattgaaagaatttaaggatcgccttcaaagacaaatcccttcctaacctacggagttcggcagcgaaggccgacaagtgcctccaagagttcggagtcacctggcctaaaggaagctgaaaaaaatctagtaaatctataaaggcagaagggagggggaaacgaagcccgcattctaagcaggcctcgtacacggtgacgtaaccctccggcggggagtcagccctgtgatcaccgtcaggtaccaccgccttccccccaggaaaagagtatttttcgtaaagggatatcacagtatccttactcaagatactgtgaaaatactctacggtcttctccccggattctttccggctagaagaccccttaccccctttcctaacgctacccgactccgaagaagaagaagaagacatttttcttactttttgaaggtgaaggtagtctgaagaaatttttgaaagcggaaggaaatttttcacgcagaagatagagtgcagaagaagccaatagcaaaggtgttcaaatgatgaagaaagacggtatttatcagatttggaaaagatttcaaatcatcgcaccgtttcatatcccaccttttcaggattcaacggccggattttactgtcgcatttaatgccgcatttaatgcagtcacgcgcagggcacgtcccctgacttcagcctcccccgtacccttttccagaatgccgaagtgactcgcttcgccgaaatgaatcacttcgcttttcggggggggtagtgatggggtacgtactaaacaagcccaatagcagtgacagctcggccagcccaaagcccaagagttcagttcggcattaccaaagagttcggcctcagcctacagctcggtaaaagccaaccaatcaagctctgctctcaggtcggcatcaagctctactctcagatcggcaaccaaagcagttcggtctcggtattcgaccgaacaaggagttagtggacccataccggatgtccaacacacccactaccacgtgatgtcagttcaggccacgatcgtaggccatgacctacgcttcacccacgatcttaggccataacctacacgacatccacgacttagggtggtgacgcaagccatgatctgagttcattatataaatagaacttagatctgatagaagaggttagaatctctctagagaaataatcatatagcaagtctgtgttgtaagctgtaattcgcagatcaagcaatacaaacctgcccccatttctccccgtggacgtagatttacctcagtaaatcgaaccacgtaaaattctctgtgtcgtaatttatttttacgagcatttatcatcatcaaaaattcgcggaatcatcactcaTTATTTGGGAGTATGCAATTTATGAGCATTAACAAGAAGTCATGAAGTATTATATATGTACCGTGTCTCCTTTCTTTTAGGGTgtgttttaatttctttttaagaaaatagtggaaaatatatatttcaccattttttcatattttgcaaactactttattttaaattaattattaggtTATATAAAATTGGATACTGCTGATTTATCTGATTCAGGAAACAAATTATTGAACATAAAGTAGTGCATATCCCTTCCAAAAGCATATGGACATATACTTCAGCTAATCtaataattttattctttcGAAGTTATATTATTCCAATCACGAGAGTTCTAATTAGTTATGAGTATAGAATATTCTTTATCATTCCTACTCATTAACGTAGCAGACTAATTCATATAAACAATtactatataaattaattacagGAATTTTGAAATTACAAATTGCAAAATCGAAGTTGCCCTTAACTTAAGGCTATTTACTTCACTTCAATACTATAATGAATTATTGCCACCAAGATTTATTGATTTATCTATATTAGGTATGGCTGGACTTTCTCTTTACAACAACGTATCAAATTAAATTCATCTCCCTCGTTTTATCTAATAAGGGTTGGACATATTTCAAATAATTCTTTCCAATCATTACAATGTGCCTTAAAActggaaaataaaaatgatcttAGTTTAGAGAATTCTGGACGAGAAATAATATTAGTACAATTTACATGGATGAAAGtttatgaaataataataaCTTATTCTGAATAGTTTGAATATATTTGTATGTGTAAAAGTTTATGAAAACGTGGATGAATATAATGGGATTGAATTCCAATTTCCAGGCGGTGAAGGTACAAGTATAGTTGGTTGTACTCAAAGATTGAATAATAACAACTAGGGATCGGCGCCTAATGCATATGCCTTAATAATTATAATCCATATCTACTTAATCATAATCTATAAATCCTACCTATTAATATTCGTGTCAATGTTGATGACTTGACTTTTCTTATCTGCCACCACTATTATTAGATACTTCCaatgttaattatttaattttcacttCAAAAAATTGGTGTataaaattactaattaaaGCAATCCCAACCATACTATAAAATAGCTAGAGTAAAAATACTATTTGGAATTGTATGAATTGCAATTGGACCTCTATACTCTATTTTGACGATCTAGGCAGTAAAAAATTAAGAGGAGTATGATTTTTGTTTCGTAgtcttattttgttttatttatttagttctttacatttttaattgatttttcaTATGTAATGTAAATCAACTAACATTATGGTTATACTACAAACCGGCCTCCTTAGTCCTTGGAATGTCAATTACGATTTATTGAAAAAATGACAAATTACTTAGAAAATGCCGAATTCATTATGAACTACATTTCGTTTTGCAGAATCAACTACAATTTGAACAATCTCTTTCGTTGATTTTGCAAACTCTTTTATTCAGCAGTTCTATATTTTTTCAAATGAGAATcatttttaattacaaaatcaTTATTATGACTATTATTGTTGTTACTATTATCCTTGGAGTTTCTTCAAAGTATTTTCTCCAGGTGGGATGCTTGATTTAATCTTTAAAGGTTCATACACACTGACAacagaatattttttttttcttctattcgTTTATCATTATCGAATTTTCAGTATTTTGTGTGAATTGATGTGAAAAACTTATGTCATTGTACCGGAAAGGAGTAGTTATAAGTTTGTAAGTGGTTTTATGAACTTGAAAATATATGGAGTAGCTCATATATACCAAAACAGATATATGCATTCATCCGCGTAATTTAAAACGGATTAGTTTCCATGTAAAAAGAGAATTTCATACGTTTCTATCATATGTGTGTACCAAATCAAATTTACCCATCAAGTAGAATACTGTTTACTGAGAGCTCAGATAAACATTATGAGAAAACCGCAAAAGATTtgataatagtagtaattgacATTCAGATTAAAAATCCATGTGGCCAGCTAAAGAAACACGAAAAGATTTAACACAAATATTAACCCAACATGATTTGcttattcttctttttttttaactaGTATAAGTAATTGAAATGGTTAGTTGTTACGACATACGTGGACgggtataaataaaataggagtaataAAAAAGAGTGTTTTTGTATTAACATAAAATGGAAGGGTTAAATTTGGAAGTAAGTGGGGGCAAGGGTACAGTCATTGAATTTGGATCTTTGTATAGATCCTATTCCTACCCAAATCTTTAAATGCGCGCAGTTGCAGTGTGAAAGAGAAGGGAGCTTCATACAAAacttaactcatttaattaCTCATCTAAAAAGCAACACAAAGTATTAAGAAATGGCATGCatgcatctctctctctttctctccccCCTACCTTAATAATACTAGTTTTTTACAAATATTCTTTTACACAATCCAATCTAGCTATGGTGTGTGTGCTATTTCCGTCTTTACTCCATATATATAgtggagtaaaaaaaataaagttctTAGGTCCCAGGGTCGTCAGTTCCGGTCAAGAGGAATTGGTCCATATAAAAAACAAAGAATCATACACTATACTATATCTTGTTTTTCTTGTTGATGTTTAtggtaatatatatttttgaaacGCTCTAAGTTATAGGATcggagtactactactattttcgTTCAAGACCAAATATGCCACTCAATTGCATTTATGATTTTCTTTTATGGAATGAATTCGTATCTTATATTGCTATTTTGGGATGTTCATTTTTAAACGtctcatttatttttactatttaatatataagtcaacattctactaatttattttattcatattttattataaaatctatataaaaataggactaaCATTTCATTAATCCTTTCCTTctactttcctttatatttttgTAATCAGGGAGTaaaaatgtgacatttaattatggacggatggagtaataaaccATAACACTAAACGTAGATGGGATATCCACACCACCCTAATGTATGAAATATACTCCTATTACACTGCAAATAAACGGTATTTGAATCCAAGAACTGTTGCTAAAAAGAATTTAGTGGATGATTAAATAAAATCTTGAAGCCCTACATAATGGATGGAGTAAACACGCTGCTTTATTGTCAACCCAACTTTGATACTTATATGTAGCTAGCTCCTCGTAGGCGCTCAAATAacaattttattagtattttattttctcagtatctattttatgaaattaatgcCAACCGAATACGGATATACTATAACAAAATGTGAGCggtattatttttgaattgaaactatgaataaaaaattgtttgtcCAAAAAAAAGGAGAATGAGTATCCAAAGTTGCGACAATAGGCATGAATGGAGGCTCCAAAGTTAGATCTCCAAAATCTCAACAACAATATTTTCCAATCCAAAAAAACATCATTTAGACATTACCCAGTGGACAAGGAATTGGATTAtcgagaaataaaaaaaataaaaatggagagGAGAAGAGAAGGTGTAAAGTGTACGGAGAGGAAGGAAACATAAGAGTGATGAAGGAGAAGGCGTGAGCGAAAGAGGATGCATATTGTCAGTTGTATGGGGCAGGGGTTTAACGGGGACCAGATCGTGACCTCTCCactatttttcaatttttacaacTTAACCATTATTACACGGCCTATACTTCTTAAATACTATATTGGTTTTTGTTATTTACACTCACACTCATAGACTCGTCTTCTTTTTTCAAATATGTTGTATATTACTccatgtgtttgttgataaggAAGACTTGCATTTTTGCAGTAAATTAATTAGCAGTAGcctacttttactatttttaatctctgtgtgtgtgtttctCTTACACACAGACAGCACAGTGAGTATGGGTACTGTTGTGGTGTTAGTAGTATTTATGAGTTGCATCCAAAGTTAGAGGCATGGATTGTTACAAAAGCCAAAGGCCTTTTGTCCAATTTCCTCTTGTGGTGGGCAACATTCTTGTAAGAGTAAAGCTTCCAAAAGAGATCCACACTCCCTTTCTCATATTCACTTTGTTTCACCAAAAGggaactaaaaaaataaacccCCTCCCTCTGTCTACTACCTCTGCACAGAGAGAGTGGTCCATTTGATTCACTAATCCCTCACATcacctcatcatcatcatatataCACTACACAACATTACAttcttctctcttattaaaCAAACCATGGATTGGAATGGCAACCTCCGCGTCCCTTTCGTTTCTCGACCCGCCGCCGATAACTCTTTCAGCTTTCTCTACAACTACAACTACGATCACTTCCCAGGCAAGCCTTTGCTTTTGTCTCGTTAACCATGCAACATACTTTACTCGGAGTTTTATGACTAAAAATGACGGGTTtatcatgttttgtttatttatttatttatctttcctactgAAGTGGCCATAAAAATGACGTGTTTATGATTTCTTCAGGGATGGAGATGAAGCAGGCGTCCGCATTGCTTCCGGCCATAATGGACaagagcagcagcagcaacatgAATTACGGAATGGGACATGATCCCAAGAAGAAGCGGCTGAGCACGGAGCAGCTCGAGTCGCTGGAAAACAGCTTCCAAGAGGAGATCAAGCTGGACCCGGACCGAAAAATGAAGCTGGCAAAGGAGCTAGGGCTTCAGCCCCGCCAGATCGCCGTCTGGTTCCAAAACCGGAGGGCGAGGTGGAAGGGCAAGCAGCTTGAGCGCTTGTACGACGCCCTCAAGCAGGAGTTCGATGCGGTCTCCAGAGACAAGCACAAGCTCCAGCAAGAGGTaccttcttttctttgtttttttctctTCCAAAAGAAGAACGCAATTTCAAATGTCATTTTCATGCAAACAGAAACTAAAAAACTGCAGGAACAACTTTTTTGTGGCTTTGTGTTTCCATATATGCATAAAGTTGTGGAGTTATTTTGTACTCTAGCTAGTTAGctcacaattattattattattattattattaaattttatatttttttgaaatatctAGGTTTTGGCATTGAGGGCGATACTAAAGGAACAGGTGGCGAAGAAGCAAGCGTCGGCAGGGTGCACGGAGGTTTCAGGCGAGGAGACGGTGGAAAGCACGAGCTCGGGGAAGGGGAGAGGGGAAGGCAACAATCAGATGGGAGAATGCAACTATGTGCTCAACGTTGAAGACTATAGTCCAATGATAATGACTCCTTATAATTGGGATGCTCTTCCTTGATCAACTTAATTATATGTTGCTTGCTGTGTTCATATGATCATTAACTAGCACTACTTCAAACTTTGAGATTATCACTGTAATCCCTAATTTTCTAGGAACCCCTAACAAATTAAGGTTCTTGTAGGAGAGTTGGCTCGCAGGGAATTAGATTTTCTTGGTTTCTTCACCTTACTTTACAACTTGCATGTTTCCAGACTTGTTACTTATCACTAATTATTATTTGCTTCATTAAGATTTTTATAAgttctatttttctttcttcGTTATCTCCTTAATATTCTGCATGGTTGCTGATTTTCATTCCTATAAATTCAATATAGGAGTAATAATTTTTATCTCCTTAACATAATAAttaacgaattttaattgtcaCAATATCACATAATCAGCACATTATCAATATCATTTAATCACCACCAAAATGTTGGTTGAGAAGTGGT contains:
- the LOC121803439 gene encoding putative homeobox-leucine zipper protein ATHB-51; amino-acid sequence: MDWNGNLRVPFVSRPAADNSFSFLYNYNYDHFPGMEMKQASALLPAIMDKSSSSNMNYGMGHDPKKKRLSTEQLESLENSFQEEIKLDPDRKMKLAKELGLQPRQIAVWFQNRRARWKGKQLERLYDALKQEFDAVSRDKHKLQQEVLALRAILKEQVAKKQASAGCTEVSGEETVESTSSGKGRGEGNNQMGECNYVLNVEDYSPMIMTPYNWDALP